CTGAACTAGTCCCCTTGGGCCTACTTACTGTAAACTTTAGTACACAATCTCTTTTAATCACATTTGTCACATCAAGAAATTTTGCCTGATGAGTACAAACTGTTGATCCCTGATTGCAGGTTGTGATTCTTATAACAATCTGTCCTTTGAATATCATATACCGCTCAAGTCGCTTCTTCCTCCTCCGATGTGCATTTCGTTGTGTTTGTGCTCCTCTGTACAAGGTATTGGGAAAAAGAATTTCTAACAGCCATATATCACTCTCTTCAACCGACATAAAAACATAAAGTCTAACCTTTTTTTGGTCCTCCACCCGTAGGTTACTCTCCCAGATTTTTTCCTGGCAGACCAGCTAACTAGCCAGGTTAGACATCATATCTCAACATACTGATACTATGTCATGctttttttaagtaactttgTATCACAGGTGGTTTACCTCATATTAAACTTTTCTTTGCCATGAAAGCCCCAGGAATATATATTTCCCATTCTACCAAGGCACCTGAGGAGCACGTAGATTTGCtagtttaacttttttctttttctttttttgccctATATTTCAGGTGCCAGCTTTCAGAAATTTGCAGTTCTATGTTTGCTATTACGGTTGGGGTTACTTCAGAAAACCCTCAAATAATAGGTGTCTTGAAAGTGAAGTTTCTCAAGCTTTCTATTTCGCTGTAGCTATCATTCCATACTGGAGCCGCTTAATTCAGGTATTTGACAGTGATACTTAATACATTTTGGGCAGCAATGACTGTACTATTTTTGGTTTCCTCGATGATGTGTACTTAAATATGAATTTTCAACCCATATTGGAAAACAGTTCTGCTCACAAGAGTAATGTTTTAGTGCCTTCGACGCTTGGTAGAGGAGAAAGATGTGAAGTATGCGTTTAACGGACTGAAGTACTTCTCAATTGTTGTAGCACTTGTCACGAGGACGGGTAATGAGTTAAAAATGGGGATGACGACTTGGAAGATCATGGCTGCCGTCAGTTCAGGTGTTGCGACAATTTATGCTACATATTGGGACATTGTCATTGATTGGGGTCTTTTGCGAAGGAATTCCATAAACCCATGGCTAAGAGATAAACTTCTTGTGCCAAACAGAAATGTTTACTATGTAGCTATGGTAAgaagaatataaatatttatatatattagagagagagagagagagagagagagagagagagagagagagagagagagagagagatgactaCTTTTGTTCCTTTGTTCTCTAAAATCAAGCATAATAATTATGGGTAATGTCAACTGAACTGCAGGTATTGAATGTTTTGCTACGACTCGCTTGGATGCAGTCAGTATTAGGACTAAGGGAAACACCCGTCCTGCATAGGCAAGCGTTGATTGCAATAGTTGCTTGTTTGGAGATAATTCGTCGTGGCATTTGGAATTTCTTCCGGTAATGCTATGTTACTCACTTCATGttgtattcatttttttttccttttttttgataggtacttCATGCTGTATTCAATCCACTTCAACTAGTTTTAGCTCACGCAAAACAAGTAATTAGAGCATAAAGGAAGCTATTCTGCAATTTCGATAGGACCCAAgatcaatttcttttattatatcaAATTCTTTTGGAAAAGAGACCCAAAAAATTCAGGACTTCATGGCATTTCCAGGCTTCAAAATCTCATGCGCTGATAATGATTTGATGTTGGAACTAATATCAGGTTGGAGAATGAGCACTTAAACAATGTTGGCAAGTATCGAGCATTCAAATCGGTACCCCTACCTTTTAACTATGACAACGATGAAGACAGGGACCATTAGACTGGTACAGCACAGAAGAATGCGGGTTTTCGTTGTCCATATGCAAAAAgatattccttttcttttggttttagtgttctttattataatttatgagggaaattgaaatatttgtttgtgtgtgagagagagaaagagagactgCAGGACTGAGCAAAAACTGAGGCAGGGCGCCATATAATGACTTCTCCTACCTTTGTCTCTCTAAAAGGCACTTTTACTGGTGTGATGATGAGTAAAGAATGACGTCTATGCTGGTTTCTATAAGGAGTTCTTGTGCGGCCATTATTTGATGCATTGCTATCTATTACATGGTTTACCATCATTTTCTACTTCAGAGCCATCCGAGATTTGCTCTGCGAACTACTTGTGTGGTAAAACGTTTATAACACAGTAcaaaatcaaagaagaaaacGGAAGGTTTGCGTGAGACCTGTTCGGGTTTCCTCTGCAATCCAGGGTATTCTACGGACAAGGAGGACCCAACAAAGGCATTAAAGAccaagataaaaagaaatatttttttagcattTGAGAACTCACACCAAGTGCACCATGCCCAAcatcacaaaaagaaaactATAACCAAGGAATAACCTTTTGAAATTAGGTTACTGGAAAGAAAAAGTACTAAATTGCCAGAGAAGCAACAAAGAGAGTTCGATAATTAGAGCAGCTGAGGAAGCTAACCTATAACAGCTTTGTGCTTGTCTCCTCAACATCACTTTTTGTGCTTGAACTGTGGAGTGCTGCCTCCAGCAGATCCAAAGCAGCATTATTAGCCTGAAAGTGGTAACCGCTTTTTCAATTAAAACAGTTGAAAGAGCAATTAATCATCCACCAGACTATTATTGGTCAGTGTTGTACTGAAAATTCATGTACAGAAATCAAATCTGCtaattgaaattatttgatttaataaCACAAGTCTACTCCGAGCATTTAAATCGCAATTGATTAGGTTGTTGAACTGGTGATATGCAGCCATGGAGACCTATTTTTCAGTTCCAGCCAGTATCAAGACAATCAAAGAAGTGCACTGCAGCAACCTTAGAGATGGACTTGTCACATAGAATGTGAATCCTCATGATCCCCCTCCATCCCGCTATGCAAGGAGGCAGAAGAGTTTGAAGCAGAGTTTTCAGCAGTCACTGCACCAGTACCCTCATCTTCCTGGTTTCTAAAAAGGGATGAGAACGACAATGGATTGCAGGTGGAGCTTGCTTTTTGAAGGCCTCGTATGGCTTTCATTGCAGCAAGAGTGCCACGGTATAGATCCACAGTTTCCTCTGCAAGAGTTGATGATGTCTTGGATGAGATATTTGCTGAATTACATGGTTGTGGGTTTGACTGGTCTTTGGTACAAGGATTAGATTCAATAACTTCTGCTACCAATGGAAAAAGCAGCTCAAGATTTGCCTCACACTCACGGActaatcttgtgagaggttcTGTTGTAAAAAAAGGTTGACGAAGGGCAAGTTGTGTGAAAGGTAGACGCAACAGTCCCCCAGTTCGTTTGTCATACTTCTTCAAGATCTTAACCAGCCCTGATGAAGCAAGAAGAATGCAAATGGTGATGACCTATACTTCACCAACACATATGGGTATTTAGGAAACAAGACAAAAGAGTTGACGATGTCAATGGTGTAGCTATGAAATTTACAAAGCTTGTATATTTCTTCAGTAGTATCTTGTACCATTAATTGTGACAAAGTTTTTACCAATCCCTGCTATATCTAGGAGAGAAAATAAACGAAGCAAATGCCATACCTGCAAAATTTAAAGAGCTATAATTTTTTAGAAGCACCATTTCCCCATGAATGGTGACAAAGTCTTTCCGAATCTCCATCATTTCTTCACTGAATTCATTCTCTGATGTGAAAACTCCACCTTTGCAGCTCTTCTCCTTAACTTGCTCTATTCTTTCCTTCAGCTCCTGTTAAAAATCGAAATGAGCATCAATGAGGAGCAAGGCAACATATTTGGGTGGTGCATTGCCATTCTAGATATGATatagtaatattattataaatacccAGAGGATTCTCTGATTCTCCACTGACTAGCAATTGGCATCCATCAATAGTCAGAAGGGAAAGAAGCATCACATGGCTTTACAAATATACTCCTCAACAGGAAGGAAGGAGGGAAAACAACAGAACAAACTTTACAACTCATTAATGGGAGATGTATTTTCTCCTCTTATTATGGATCTCTAAGTTACCTAATTAACTACATTGCAGACGTAAATGTATTGTACAGCCTGAGACTACTCTCATGATACTAACACTTCATTGCTACAGTAGAAATTCAACTTATTGAACAGAGGACTTGCAAAAGGTTGGAGGGAAGTAAAAGGCAGTACCATTGGCATATGGCCATCACACCCACCATAGCCAATTCTACACCTTGAACATTGATGAGCAATAGCATTATGTATAAGACATACTCTATACATGCAGTGATCACTATGATGAATCGTACATGAAATTTGGAGTAGGGTAAAAACGGTGCATCAGAGGAGCCACAACCAAGAGTCTCTCCAATCTCAAGGACATAATATATGGACTCATGTTGAAGATCTTATCGGGACTCAATTATTCACATCAAGAAAAGTTCAACCATGCCAAGTTTTAATGTTCCCAAAGAAGATGATTGTGTCATTGTACGATTCTTGTTTTTCATTGGATATGGAAGAGATGGATTGTTGAGATATCGACAACATTACCATAGCGACACTGAAAATCAAATGTTCTTCATAGCTTGTTATTGAACCTTTATTCTTGAAAATCTGCAAGGCATCTACTGGCCTCCAATACCATCAATAACCAAAAAGGGATTTCCTCGTATGGTCCACATGTAACCCAACATTGCATATTCGATAGCCATCTCCTATAAATCAATAATACCAGATTGGATGGACGATCCACTTGACTTGCGTGATTTGGTAAATAGGTTGTAATCTGATCGCGAAGGCTAAATTACACCAAAACCTTCCAAACTAAAGATCACTTCTGCTATATAAATCTTTTAGCCAGGGAGTTGCATTGACTTTCACTTTGATGGCTTGATTTAGTCAATCAATAGTCGTAAATCTACATTATGTATCATGGAAGTCTCAAGTCACCAAATAGTTTGGCACTTAAAAGCAACGGGAGAAAAGAATTCAACAAATCTGGCCCCACAGAATGCTCTTTAAGATGGCTTAACTTGgcattaatagatattattacACACATAGACACACGCTGCCACGCATAAGGGAAGACAATCGTTCTCATGAAGAATAAGTTACTTCCATAACGATTTTGAAGCCCGAATGCCTAAGTGATAGTTGAACCAAACTGAGCTCAATGGAACCTTATCTACCGTTGACCTGCTGAAATCCTTCTTCACCATTACTGACAAGCATATTTTCTGTCATCAGAGGGAAGCATGTCCCCACTAACATAACCCATATTTTCATTGACCAGTATTTCCGTTATAGCACTCTCAACATGAATTACAAAGCTCCACATTAGTCACTAATTCTCGCTATACATGGAAAAACCAATTAAGAGGACCATCTTGCCATCTTTACTTCCTATGATGCTTCTATTAATCACTCATGTGCAAAGTAAGACATATTAtattctacttataaaaaaaagtaagacaTATTATATTCTAAGTGCTCAACAATCTATAATATCAAATATGGCTTACTTTACAGCCCGTTTAATgtaaatttcatattcatttggTACGTTTTCAAATAATCGCTCAACAGGCATATATACACACTAATCGCAAAgaggtaaattttattctttaaaactATGTTTGAATAAATCCAACATTAATCTGTTAGCCTCGTAAAACTTGCAAATCCCAGTTACTCAACAATATGAAAAGGCATGTATACATACAAGTACCTTTGTAAATTAATATTGTGAGTGTCTATGTACATAgtcatgaaattgaaaaaagaaaacagaaaacgaGCCAAAACCAAGAACCTGAAAGCGTATGACGAACTCTTCCTCTTTATCAACGTAGAAATCGTTGAACTTGTCGAGCTCTTCCTTAAGAATCCGAATGAACCATTCATGGAGGTCCACCAAGGTAGGTTGGTTATCAAGGGCATGAGTACTACTAGTATTATTATGATGGTTCTGATGAAGATTGGAATCTGGGGTGGTGGGATTGGGGAAGTGCTGCTTGAGGAGCTTCTTAAGGGGCTTGTAGCAGAGGAACTTGTCCCTCCACTCAGGGAGGGTCTCCTCCAGGTGGGTCGTGAACTCCTTCCCGAATTTCATTGTTCGCTGTGACTGATTTCTAAATGAgaagaatatatttatatatataataaaaatattgccTTAAAGATGATTATGCCGTCTGGCGTGCGGAAGAGGTGCTCGTGTCTGATGCATATCTGAATGAATTATGAATCAGAAGGACAAAAGGGGTGTGAAGGAATTTTGGAATATATGAAAGTGGACGGGAATGATAATGAAAAGCCGGAGCACCTATCCAGTGTAGTACTCGTCCATTGATTTCCTCATATATGGTGCCCGTGCTACTACTGTTTCCAATctttttatctctttattttcttttttagtgaAATAAACAAGCAAATTGACCCGAATTCGGCCAGTAAATGATACAAGCAAATTCGGCAGCAAATGAATAATCATATAAACTACACAATTAATTTACTTtatgatttaataatttattatcccGATATATTACACTTGCATCTCGCTTTCATGTTGacgtaatattattcattaattaGAGTAATATATCTTATTTACATCCCGCTTTCACgtaattttattcattaattaCTTTATATCGTTTAACATCgtcaccaatttttttttttttttaaaaaacatattatttttacttttacacTAGGTGATATAGTATGTTatgcatgtattttttttttaatagtaatgcATGTTTTTAAGTAAAGGGTTTGAACTGAAAATGGAAACGTTATTAAGTTCCTGCTCAAGTTTTCCGCACTTGGAATtaaaattcttttgaaaatagTAAATGGGCTGTTTGAGATTCCTTTTATTGTCGAATCTAACCTGTAATTTTTCCTCCTAACAAAAAGAGCATATTATTcattaatggaaataaaaacACACATCAGACGAATTTTAAGCTATTTATTGGAACATTTAATGATCAGTCCACAGGAGAAAAACAGCACAATTGATGATAAAAATCAATAGAAGCCCCAAAAGCGGTAGACCACAGAAAGATGACAGCGAAAAAAAGGACACGGTAGGCTATGCGCCATAAGATCCCGGATCTTTGACTGGAAATGTTGAGCCTATATTGTTTCCAGGGCCTGAAGTATATCAGCCTTCAAGTCTTCAAAATCTTCAACTCCAAAGCTATATCGAACCAGGTTATCCTTTATCCCATACTTGAGCCTTTCTGACTGAGGTAGATCCCTGTTTCAAAATGATTGAAACACAAGTCAGCAAATAAATCCTCACTTCACTTGGTTATAAACCGGCATATCTATCATCAAGCGTTGAAGTCTCTAATGTGGCTCAACAATTACATACTTAGGAAATTTGCTTGAATACATAGTATCTTCATTGCTCATTCTAGAGTCCATAAAGGCCAATTCACTTTGCAGACTATAGGGAAATATTCCCCAATAATAGATCCTTAAAAGGTAAAGGTTAAAACCGTCCAATATGTGAGGCTCCACTTGGTCCCACAAAAATCCTTGTAGAAGGTAGAAACAAATAGCAAGGAACAAATCCCCTAGACTCCACATTCCAGTGAACACCAAATCCAGCAAGATCACACATCTTTGGATTTTCCATTGGTGGGGTGAAGTTGATTTGGTTGTAAAGATATCTACAGTGCTCGTGGCAGAAACGTTACAAATAAAAACAGAAGTAAATTTATGATACCATATGATGTGGAAGTTGAAGGAATACCAGTAAGACATAATTGCTGGCTGATCCACAATGCTTTCACAGCCACCAAAGGATGGGGCAATGTATGGGATTTTCAGTGAGTCAACAAATTTTATGGTGGTCTGTAGGTCTCCATCAACCTGCATAGTTGAACAATAAACATTTATAGTGAAATGTGGCATGCCATAAACGTAGGCACACGAACTACAAAATGTAACCCCGATGTCAACACGTTAAAGCAGTTAGAAATAATCACCTCAAAACTGACCACACCACCAAAACCAGTCATCTGTTGCTTGGCAAGGTCATGTTCAGGATGACTTGGCAAGCCAGGATAATACACATGCTTCACCTGCCAATAATATCATGTGATTACGTCAATTATCAAAAATACCAGACAGGAAGCTCATAACTAATTCCTGGTATTTTTAATCTTTCCTATAATAATAGAAGCATCTTCATTGATAATTAATATGGTGATGGAGaaattacaaataatatatcaatGATGAcagaagaaaaagtttgaaagacgCTAATTAAGGACAATGTTTACTAGGCATTTAGAACAATCAGAGTATAATTTACCTCACCAAACACATAACAATGCAATATGTGAGAGCAAACCTGGGCAAAAGCAAGATAGTGCAGAAGTGGCATGGGTGATGTGCTAGCTATGCATCTACTCATGGGAGATGATGAGGTAAGGTTAGTGATCTAACATGTGAGTGTGGAGATGATGGTGGCAGCAAGAACCGGCTTGTAGAGGTAGTGTTATTAACGAAGTATGTATATTATGTTACTGGTCCATATCATCAGATGAAAGCCAGGAAAGCAATAGCATGTGGATTATAGGGTGGTCAGATCTAGTCCTGGTGGAGCTCCAAAAATTTTATGACGATGACCGGGTGATCATAGCACAAGCAAGCAGGAGAAATAGGCTGTGGAATTTCAACATGCTACATAAGTTAGTGGCAGCGTAATTGTTGGGAATTCAATTTACACTAGGGATTCAACGGTTGTAAACATCAATTTAGGGCCTGTTTGATAACACAACTGTTCTCAAACATTCTCATATATCCTCATatatttcctttccaaacatcagttaaacacaaaacactttttaattccaaatattcaactttttcatctaatcattatctaattattgcAACTTTAGCccccaaacaaaacacaaaaccctatacaactttcccaaactttcaaataaaaattatattcaaaaattatattcaaacaatttttcaactttataatattttaattcagtttttctctctcatttttcaaaacctaataaaacatcttaattcaaactatttcattactattcataaatcatttcactacgattcacaaatattctttttttttttataggtaaattcgattcacaaatattcttaatatccaaacgagCCCTTAATTAGCACCTTAGGATGTGCCTCTAAAATTTTGGCCATCCCCAACGCTGCTGAATTCTGCTGCCGTACACGAAGATGCAGTGTCTTCATGCCTCGGATGATAAGGTACGCGGCATTCTGTAAacgaaaaaaattacaaataataatCATGGAGCTTAAGATGCTATATTTGCAATAGTTAACAATAAAAGCCACAAATCTTGTGAAGACTATACAAATGACTTACTGGGTTGAGAGCACCACCCAAAATATGGTGCAAATTACGAACTTCTGAGACCAACTTCATTGAACCACTAATACAACCAGCAAGGACCTGTAATTGGAAGAATTCTTGTGCTCAACTTCATAATTATTGACAGCCTAATTGTTTATATTGTTCTAACTGAGCCAACTTACATCATTGTGGCCCCCAAGGTACTTTGTGGCAGAATGCAGAACAAGATCAGCTCCGAGGGCAAGGGCCTTCTGGTTGAGAGGTGTTGCAAAGGTACCATCTATGCAGACCAATGCTCCTCGCCTGTGGCAAAGCTCTGAAACCAGCTTGATGTCAACACATCTAAGAAATGGGTTGGTGGGTGACTCTGTGAAGAACAGAGAAACCTACATTGCAAGTATAATGCCACCAAACTCAGGATTTCGCATCTTCACAACGATAGACTACTTTTATGGACACTAGCAAACCACTATCTTCATTACTCACTTTGTTCTTATTTAGCGCAGATTCCAAGGCTCCTACGTCTGCTGGGTCAATGACAGTGGCCTGCATGAGTGATAATTATAATCAAGACCAAATCCGCTAATTCactaaatgaaattttaaaaatagcaCCAAAACATCCCATTCCGTCTCAGTAAATCCCGCTCTTTGGGTAGGACTAGCTCTTCTgagacaagaagggaacaaatacTGAACTCCTCATTTCAAAATGTCAATAGATATGGATATGGAACATGTCTGGCCACCTAAATACATGAAACAAAAGCATGcaaataacaaaacaaaaaaaggagcAAAACAATACTGTGATCCCCATTCTAGGAAGAACGGTCTCGATGAATATCCTAGTCTTCCGATAGCAATCAGTTGTCGTCACAAGATGCCCACCAGCAGGCACCAATGCCATCAACAGGACTGTGCTAGCACACATTCCAGATGCCATTATCAGGGTCGATTCAGCACCCTCAAGCGCACTGAATACAGGAATAAGAAGTACAAACATAACCTCAGTAAACGTTCAATCAATTAGATGAAAATCATAAAGAAAACTAGGCATCGGGAAACAAAGCCATGCCTTATCTTTTCCTCCAAAACCACCGTGGTAGGATTGCCATAGCGGCCGTACTCAAAACTTGCCCGTCGTTTCTCCTATCCCATTAGATAAAAGACACATTAATCCAACCAAATGAAGAAAATTACTTTCTATTTCAATTTCTTGCTTCCCATCAGAGCCCTTTCAATTAATGAATCGACAAATAATGCTGAGAAGGCGTTTCATTACaatgtttacttttttttagaagtaaTATATCTCTATTGTACGCACCAAAGGCATAAATTAAGTACGTACAAAGTTCAAATATTaaatgcttttatatatatgtgtgtgtgcgcgcgtgtgtggaaaatgatactttttCCTACAATACAAATGAGTTATCTACCCTTTtctcattcattcataaatGATCAATCACCACTCGATACATAAACgcttttttatttatgaatgaaaaaaaagtaGGTAACTCATTTGTATTCATAAACATTTTCTCCACTCAATCACctttctggttttttttttttaatttaaattttattttccacttttacttattaaaaaacgTCTTCAAACGTgagaagattttatttttatttttttattaaaaaaaagcgGGAATTGAACGGTAATTCAGCTGCTAAGTAGCATTGTCAAATGAATATataatacacacacatacatacattcatatataTTGCTAATTCCACGCAAAGGAAATGCAGCAGACCGAAATGGCAAAGAGCATTTGCAAACCTTGAAATCAATGAGCTGAGCAGTGTTGTCAAAAAAGTAGGCTGAAGTATTAACCACTGGTGTGGTAATTCCGTCAGTCACTATCCCGCGTCCAGATCTCTCACCTATGCATGCCACCGAAATGCAATTATGGTAGGAAACACAAGCATCAAACTttcaagtataaaagaaaaaatggcgaacataaaaagaaaaaagtttcgTCACCAGCATGGATAGTGAGGCTCCCATCGGAGCTAAACACCGAGGGCTTGGATTTAGGAAAACCCTCGAGCTCCAAGTTTAGACCCCCAATCACACTACGATCCACTTCCTTCTCTATCAACGCCACGCCATCCTCGGCTGCAGCATCGACAGACGGTGGGATCGGCTCGGTGGCGGCTGGAGAGGCTGCTGAGGCCGCCGCAGCCGCCGCCGAAGATGAAGTTGGGTTGTTGGACCACGAGGCCGCGACGATATGGGCGACGCCGATGTTGCTGCAGTTCCTGCGGGCCTTAGTGCTAAGCTGGCGGACGAAGTTGGGAGGGAAGCGGAAGATCAGCGACGAAAGGCTACCGTGAAAACGAGCCGGTTTGAGCCCGCCAGCGAATCGGCTGTGGCTCGCCTTCCTATCCCCTTGTCCGATATTCGGCGCACCTGAGAAGTCGGGTACATAGCGACTCTCGAAGGAAAAGACCCTAGGACAAGTGGACAAGGCCATTCCGATAAGACACTTTTTGCCACTGACACACCGGCGACGTTTGGACGTTGCCTTCCCGCTAAGACTGTTTCGGAGAAATGCGGAAGGTTGTTTGGGTTTGGCCGATGACGAAGCAATTGACGGCTCTTTATACGCGGTTGTTGTTTGTCGCTTTTTGTTCGTTTTTTTTCCgtattatattttcttaatcatttttatttatataataatacgctgaaaattaataaatttaaaatttgaattttctaaaaatgattaataaaataaatcttttataaatttacaattaCATGGATCCGGGGAATTCATAAACAACGGTTTGTCAGAGGTGAAAGAACTTGCTGTAAACTCAAAAATCTCTAATGGTGTCCATGACCTTACTATTAGAGAGAAGTTGTTGAGGTGGTACGGGATTTGAATATCAATTTGTTGTTGGTGTCATGTTTGAAGGAAGGTCCAAAGTCAAGAGTACAATTGGTAATTATATATGGAGATAATATTGTTCTCCT
This is a stretch of genomic DNA from Carya illinoinensis cultivar Pawnee chromosome 3, C.illinoinensisPawnee_v1, whole genome shotgun sequence. It encodes these proteins:
- the LOC122302438 gene encoding SPX domain-containing protein 4-like — translated: MKFGKEFTTHLEETLPEWRDKFLCYKPLKKLLKQHFPNPTTPDSNLHQNHHNNTSSTHALDNQPTLVDLHEWFIRILKEELDKFNDFYVDKEEEFVIRFQELKERIEQVKEKSCKGGVFTSENEFSEEMMEIRKDFVTIHGEMVLLKNYSSLNFAGLVKILKKYDKRTGGLLRLPFTQLALRQPFFTTEPLTRLVRECEANLELLFPLVAEVIESNPCTKDQSNPQPCNSANISSKTSSTLAEETVDLYRGTLAAMKAIRGLQKASSTCNPLSFSSLFRNQEDEGTGAVTAENSASNSSASLHSGMEGDHEDSHSM
- the LOC122302435 gene encoding cystathionine gamma-synthase 1, chloroplastic-like, which encodes MALSTCPRVFSFESRYVPDFSGAPNIGQGDRKASHSRFAGGLKPARFHGSLSSLIFRFPPNFVRQLSTKARRNCSNIGVAHIVAASWSNNPTSSSAAAAAASAASPAATEPIPPSVDAAAEDGVALIEKEVDRSVIGGLNLELEGFPKSKPSVFSSDGSLTIHAGERSGRGIVTDGITTPVVNTSAYFFDNTAQLIDFKEKRRASFEYGRYGNPTTVVLEEKISALEGAESTLIMASGMCASTVLLMALVPAGGHLVTTTDCYRKTRIFIETVLPRMGITATVIDPADVGALESALNKNKVSLFFTESPTNPFLRCVDIKLVSELCHRRGALVCIDGTFATPLNQKALALGADLVLHSATKYLGGHNDVLAGCISGSMKLVSEVRNLHHILGGALNPNAAYLIIRGMKTLHLRVRQQNSAALGMAKILEAHPKVKHVYYPGLPSHPEHDLAKQQMTGFGGVVSFEVDGDLQTTIKFVDSLKIPYIAPSFGGCESIVDQPAIMSYWDLPQSERLKYGIKDNLVRYSFGVEDFEDLKADILQALETI